DNA from Pseudomonas mendocina:
CCGGGTTGGTAGCGGAACACCCGCACGCCGGCGCGCAACGCCTCGAAGGCATACAGGCTGGAAGCGGCGTAGACGATGCGATGATCCGGGCGCGCTGGCAGCAGCAGGCGTACGTCGACGCCGCGCATCACCGCCAGGCGCAGCGCGGCGAACAGCGCTTCGTCGGGCACGAAGTACGGGCTGCTCAGCCAGACCCGTTCACGCGCCGCATGAATCGCCTCGACGAACAGCAGCGAGCAGGTTTCCTGCGGGTCGGCCGGGCCACTGGCGATCACCTGGCAGAGCAGGCCGGGTTCATCCTGCTTGCTCGGCATCAAGAGCGGTGGCAACTGTTGGCAGGCCCAGTACCAGTCTTCGGCGAACGCCTCCTGCAGGCTGGCCACCACCGGCCCGCGGACTTCCACGTGGGTATCGCGCCAGGGCGAGAGCGGCGGTTTCTGGCCGAGGTATTCGATGCCGACATTGAGGCCGCCGAGAAAGCCGATTTCGCCATCGACCACGACGATCTTGCGGTGGTTGCGGAAGTTCAGCTGGAAGCGGTTGAACAGTCCGGAGCGGGTGGGGAAGGCGTGCACCTGTGCGCCGCCACGACGCAAGCGGTCGATGAAGGCGTTGGACAGCGAGTGGCTACCGACGCCGTCGTACAGCACATGCACCTTCACCCCGGCGGCCGCCCGCTCCAGCAGGATGTCGTGCAGGCGCCGGCCGAGACTGTCATCGCGGATGATGAAGAACTGCAGCAGGATCACCTGCTGGGCGCTGGCCAGGGCTTCGAAGAGGGCGGCGAAGGTGGCCTCGCCATCGATCAGCAACTCGGCGCGGTTACCGGTCAGGCCGGGCAGGTGCGACAGCCGGGGCAGGGCGCGCAGGCGATCATAGGCTGGTGACAGGTGCGCGGCCTTGGCTTCTTCGACCCAGGGGCGCCAGTCCTGTGCGGCCATGGCGTGGTGCATCTCCGTGTCCGCCTCGCGGCGCGCCTTGACGTAGGCGTCGAAGCGGCTGCGGCCGAAGATCAGGTACGGCAGCAAGGTCAGGTACGGCATGAAGAACAGCGACAGGCCCCAGGCCAGCGCGCCCTGGGCGGTACGCACGGTGAGCACGGCATGGATGGCCGCAAGCGTGCCGAGCGCGTGAATGGTGGCGATCAGGTAGGCGAACAGGTGGGGAATGCCGAAATCCGCAGGCATGCAGGGGCGTCCTTCGCATGGGCTGTGTGCAGCTGACCACGGGCTTTGCGCGGTGTTCGCCGACCATCCTGCCACGGCTACCCAGGGAATGGCAGTGGCGGGCAAATTGCCATGCCCTGGGGAATTATTCGGGGGCTTCACGTGTCTTGAGATCTGAGTGAGCGGAATTCATGTGTTACCCTCCCCGGTTCGACCCGTTTGTGGGTCGTCTTTAATTGGAGGAGGGCATCCGTCCTGTTCACGCTCGTCTAGCGAGTAAAAAACGCATCAAGGAGCACGCCACGTATGGGAAACGTCCCTTCGCATGACACGACCCCGCCATCCCCTGTGGAAGCCGCAGACGGCATTCCAGCACCGTCCGGTGAAGCCAATCTGATCGACACCGACTACGTCATCGGCCAGGACAACATCAAAGGGCAGTTCGTCTTCGCCCTCGACATCCACGGCAAAGTTTTCACCATCTCCGCGCTGGTCGCGGTCATCTTCGTCATCCTCACCCTCGCGCTGCAGACCGAAGTCGAGCCTCTGTTCACCGCATTGCGTGACTGGCTCACGCACCATATGGCGTGGTTCTTCCTCGGCGTTGCCAACATCTTCGTGCTGCTCTGTCTTGGTCTGATCGTCTCGCCGCTGGGCCGGGTGCGTATCGGCGGCAGGGACGCGACGCCGGACTTTTCCTACCTGACCTGGTTCGCCATGCTGTTCGCCGCCGGCATGGGCATCGGCCTGATGTTCTACGGCGTGGCCGAGCCGGTGTCGCATTACACCGCTGCCCTCGGTGGCGTGACCGTGGAGAATGGCGTGCGTACCGACTGGGCCCCCCTTGGCGGTGCCGCCGGCGATGCTGCTGAGGCGCAGCGCCTGGCCATGGCCGCGACCATCTTCCACTGGGGTCTGCACCCCTGGGCGATCTACGCCATCGTCGCCCTGGCGCTGGCGATCTTCTCCTTCAACAAGGGCTTGCCGCTGGCGATCCGCTCGATCTTCTACCCGGTTCTCGGTGAGCGCGTGTGGGGTTGGCCGGGCCATGTGATCGACATCCTCGCGGTGTTCGCCACCCTGTTCGGTCTGGTCACCTCGCTGGGTATCGGCGCTGAGCAGGCTGCCGGTGGTATCGAGCATCTGTTCGGCATCGAGGCCAGCAACGCCAGCAAGGTATTGCTGATCATCGCCATCACCCTGGTGGCGCTGTGGTCGGTGGTTTCCGGGCTGGAGAAGGGCGTGCGTCGTCTTTCCGAGATCAAC
Protein-coding regions in this window:
- a CDS encoding BCCT family transporter, which translates into the protein MGNVPSHDTTPPSPVEAADGIPAPSGEANLIDTDYVIGQDNIKGQFVFALDIHGKVFTISALVAVIFVILTLALQTEVEPLFTALRDWLTHHMAWFFLGVANIFVLLCLGLIVSPLGRVRIGGRDATPDFSYLTWFAMLFAAGMGIGLMFYGVAEPVSHYTAALGGVTVENGVRTDWAPLGGAAGDAAEAQRLAMAATIFHWGLHPWAIYAIVALALAIFSFNKGLPLAIRSIFYPVLGERVWGWPGHVIDILAVFATLFGLVTSLGIGAEQAAGGIEHLFGIEASNASKVLLIIAITLVALWSVVSGLEKGVRRLSEINIFLAFLLLAFVVITGPTLAIALGFFENLGAYLTHLPALSNPVGREDVNFTQGWTAFYWAWWISWSPFVGMFIARISRGRSVREFLIAVLLVPSLVSVLWMTTFGGSAFTQIGAGLGEVADAALELKLFALLAELPLSGIMSFLAVVLVILFFITSSDSGSLVIDTITAGGKVNAPVVQRVFWASIEGVIAIALLLGGGLVALQAMAVSTGLPFALVLLVGCISVVRGLMSEPR
- the cls gene encoding cardiolipin synthase; protein product: MPADFGIPHLFAYLIATIHALGTLAAIHAVLTVRTAQGALAWGLSLFFMPYLTLLPYLIFGRSRFDAYVKARREADTEMHHAMAAQDWRPWVEEAKAAHLSPAYDRLRALPRLSHLPGLTGNRAELLIDGEATFAALFEALASAQQVILLQFFIIRDDSLGRRLHDILLERAAAGVKVHVLYDGVGSHSLSNAFIDRLRRGGAQVHAFPTRSGLFNRFQLNFRNHRKIVVVDGEIGFLGGLNVGIEYLGQKPPLSPWRDTHVEVRGPVVASLQEAFAEDWYWACQQLPPLLMPSKQDEPGLLCQVIASGPADPQETCSLLFVEAIHAARERVWLSSPYFVPDEALFAALRLAVMRGVDVRLLLPARPDHRIVYAASSLYAFEALRAGVRVFRYQPGFLHQKALLIDHDACVLGSANLDNRSFRLNFEVSLLTFDEGFNTQVADMLEEDFSRSRELVNADRRNVHRLQQLGMRVARLISPIL